The sequence ATTGGCGTTAAGATGTTGCCAATCAGTACCCATACAGTCCCAAAAGCCAATGGCAAAGAAAGAATTAGCATTGCAAAACCAAACCAATATTGCAAGGAACTAATATGTGCTATCTCTGAATTTTCCTTTTTGATGGCCGCGTTTTCACTGGCAATAAGCGAGGACAATGTACGGTAAATATTATTGTCCAACGGCGAGGTTTTGGCCTGCATTTCGTCGGCCAACTCTTGCAAAGACTCTGTTGTTTCAGCTTTGGTAATAAGTAACTCTTGGGCTTGACCTAATTGGACAATTTGTTCTGACAACGTATTAAATAATTCTATACGATCCGCAGAGCGTTCTTTTTTTACCAAATCATTGAGCTGCTCCAATAGCTCCATGACTTCTTTTTCATAAATATTTTTACGCTTCTGCTTATGAGAAACATTTTTTGTAATGATAAATGAACGCATAGCCGCCCCCGTCGCAGTACAGGTCTGCTGGAGTTTTGTGGCTGTCATTACAAAAGGAATTCTTTCTGTATGGAGTCTTACTACCCGATGTTCCATTCGAGTATTTTGTATCAACAAGAAAGAAATCGCCGAAACGATAATTAGAGAGAAAAATATCGCAAATAAGGTTAGCCTAAGGCGTATCCCTTTTTGAGTAAAATGGTGTAGAAATTTTTTCTGACGCATAAATCACTTAATTGCCTCATCGGGAAATATTATAAAGTTCGCGTGTTTGTTAGTCGAACAGCAAAGTAACAATAAAATATGTAATACACGGCGTGCAATGTATGAAATTCGATTTTTTTTCAAATATAGTATATGCCCCCTATCAAAGTCATTCCTAATAATCTACACTAAAATATTAGAAAATACGAGCACACAGTTAAGGTAGAATTAACAAGAAGGTAACAAATATTCTAAAGATAAGCCCGTATCTTTGGGCAATTTTTACTCATATTCACTTTTCAAATGACATTAAAAATCAATTACAAACTTTTTTTTTGCCTTCTTGTTTGGTGTGTTAGTTGTATAATCAATACACAGGCCGCCACTTACAATACAGGCTTTGAAGATGCCACCAAAGGAGGCTACGCACAAGGTACCGTTACACTTTCTGGGCTTCAATGGAGCTTGACTGATGCACTTATAAATGGCCAACCAAATGATGTTTTTAACGGCACTCAAGCAGCCCGTACGCGCAATGCTGGTTCTTTGGAAATGCTAGAGCCTAAAACTAATGGCGCAGGAACAGTAACAGTATGGCACGCAAAGTACGGAAACGATAACAGTTCTACTTGGAAACTAGAATATTCGACAAATGGCGGCGGGGCGTGGACACAGGCAGGCAGCGACATTACGACCAATTCTACTAGTTTGGTACAAGAGACTTTCACGGTCAACGCTTCGGGCAACGTGCGTATCCGTATCGTAAAACTCACAGGAGGAAGTAATCGCATCAATTTCGATGACATCAACATCACAGACTTCAACAACGTACCCGCTTTCAACTTTTCGTTGGCTAGTGCAAGCGTAAGCGAAGCTGGTGGCAGCGTTACGGTTACTGTAAATCAAAGCATTGCGCAGGCTTGCGCCGTAAACATGACCGTTACGGGCGGCACAGCAGCCAGCACAGATTTTACGTTTACCTCCCCTACTACCCTTACTTTTGACGGGGTAACAACTTCCCAAAACATTGTTATTCCGATTATCAATAACAACACTTTTGCAGGAAACAAAACCGTTGAATTAAGCCTAAGTAGCACCACGAATGGCTGTTTGGTGGGAGCAACCAACAAAATTACGGTTACGATTCTAGACGACGAAACGCCGCCCATTACAGGCTCTACGCTTTATCCTGGCGATATTGCCATTGTGGCCGTAGATGCAAACACAGGTTCAGCAGCAGATAAAGTGTCTTTCGTGAACTTAGTTGATATTTTGCCAGGCACTCAAATTCTCTTTACGGACAATGGTTACGAACGCGGCAATGCCGCAGGCGTTTCTACCAACACTTGGGGCAACCAAGAAGGAGTAATTTCACTTACGTACAGTGGCACAAGCATACTTCCTGCAGGTTCTATCAACGAATTTACCAACGGAACTTTTGGCGTGGGAACGGCTCCAACAGGCTGGACACGCGATAATGTTTCTCCGATTACCGCAGATTATGGCAATTTCAATATGTCCACAGACCGCGACCAACTCTTTGTTTTACAGGGCTTTTGGGATAACGGTACTTATACAGGTGCTGATGGCAATGACGATGCTATTTTCACTGGCCGCATTTTGTTTGGTTATTCCAACACCGAATGGGCATTGACGAGCCAAGCCGTAGCAGATGCCAACGCAGGCGAACTTACCTCACGACTTCCTATTCAGATTAGTTGTTTGAATTTTGCTTCTATTCTATTGAGCAATGAAACCAATTCATTTAAAACTACACCTAACGCTTTACGTGTCGGCAGCAAAGCACTCATTTTTGACAACCTCAAAAATGTTGGGAACTGGACAAATTCTTATGTTACCCAAACTCCTTTCACCGTTACAAGCACAGGCGGAACACTTGGTGTTTGGACGGGCATGAACTCAACCGACTGGTTCAATGGCTGTAACTGGGAACTCTACCAAGTCCCTGATGCCAATATTGATGTTATTATCCCTGCTTCGGCTATCAATAATCCCGAAATTGCATCTACGACACTGGTAGCGCACTGCCGTAACATTGATATTCAAGCCAAGCGTTTGTCTATCAAAGGAAATGCCGCACATAAATTGGAAGTACACGGAAACTTGACGTTTTCAGGTGGCACATTAGACATGGACAGCACAGGCGCAGCTACCGACGGACAAATCTTATTGCACGGCAACTGGAACAACAGCACCGTCAATCACTTTGCAGCAGGCAAAGGCCGCGTTTCGCTTGTCGGCAACACGACCCAACGCATCAACGGTTCGGCTACAACTGAAATTTTCAGCACTTTGGAAATAGCCAAAACCGACAGCAGCGTAATGTTAAACAAGCCTATTAATGTTAGAAAAGAATTGGTACTGACAGATGGTATTATTTACCCAAGTACAGTAGGTACATTTAGCTTAGAATCTCAGGCCATTTATTCGGGCGGTTCGGATACAAGCCACGTGAGCGGCAAAGTTTACAAAACGTATGCTCCCGTAGAATCATTTAGATTGCCAGTAGGTAAAAACGGCGTTTTCAGACCTTTTGGCGCATATTCAATTGGTGTGCTTACAGCTCAAAGCAATGTAGCTGTTGAATTTTTTAATAACAATACTTCAACTATTGGCACGGCGATTAATCCAAATAACGGACTTTGCCAAGTGAGCAGCAACGAATATTGGACAATGGATGCGACTAACGCCTTCAACAATAACTTGCAAGTAACAGCCTTCTGGGGTGCGCAAACACAACCAACTGTAACAGATATGCCAAATATGGCCG is a genomic window of Flexibacter flexilis DSM 6793 containing:
- a CDS encoding Ig-like domain-containing protein; this translates as MTLKINYKLFFCLLVWCVSCIINTQAATYNTGFEDATKGGYAQGTVTLSGLQWSLTDALINGQPNDVFNGTQAARTRNAGSLEMLEPKTNGAGTVTVWHAKYGNDNSSTWKLEYSTNGGGAWTQAGSDITTNSTSLVQETFTVNASGNVRIRIVKLTGGSNRINFDDINITDFNNVPAFNFSLASASVSEAGGSVTVTVNQSIAQACAVNMTVTGGTAASTDFTFTSPTTLTFDGVTTSQNIVIPIINNNTFAGNKTVELSLSSTTNGCLVGATNKITVTILDDETPPITGSTLYPGDIAIVAVDANTGSAADKVSFVNLVDILPGTQILFTDNGYERGNAAGVSTNTWGNQEGVISLTYSGTSILPAGSINEFTNGTFGVGTAPTGWTRDNVSPITADYGNFNMSTDRDQLFVLQGFWDNGTYTGADGNDDAIFTGRILFGYSNTEWALTSQAVADANAGELTSRLPIQISCLNFASILLSNETNSFKTTPNALRVGSKALIFDNLKNVGNWTNSYVTQTPFTVTSTGGTLGVWTGMNSTDWFNGCNWELYQVPDANIDVIIPASAINNPEIASTTLVAHCRNIDIQAKRLSIKGNAAHKLEVHGNLTFSGGTLDMDSTGAATDGQILLHGNWNNSTVNHFAAGKGRVSLVGNTTQRINGSATTEIFSTLEIAKTDSSVMLNKPINVRKELVLTDGIIYPSTVGTFSLESQAIYSGGSDTSHVSGKVYKTYAPVESFRLPVGKNGVFRPFGAYSIGVLTAQSNVAVEFFNNNTSTIGTAINPNNGLCQVSSNEYWTMDATNAFNNNLQVTAFWGAQTQPTVTDMPNMAVAHWSGSEWESYGNYGTSGTTAWGSVTSDTMAFSNTLHYITLGYSNILAKPTAANLTICEGDTAHLVASSTIPTATFSWFTAATGGTAIGTGNTLNVQPTATTNYYVSAQDGTCQSNRTMVRVTVRTTDFQFPADVTIQAGQSVTLTASGGDVYTWGTNSTLSATNIANPVATPSQTTVYTLTISTSAGCSETRNVTVTVKAGNEVFVPNSFSPNGDHNNDAFQLYSNNVSEYKLLVFNRLGNEVANLSASGQTWNGEYEGKLLTGETLVWTLKGTYTDGTEFKKNGSVVVLK